The following are encoded in a window of Paenibacillus polymyxa genomic DNA:
- a CDS encoding ABC transporter substrate-binding protein — MLKKSLSLIFVLSTLLWTAGCASNANSPSASSGEKGTDAPSPPKTITLAYSEGGSTMDPAEASDLTSDTLVLALYDQLVTYGKKSTDSGEVADTEAIKPMLAEKWDVSADNMTYTLHLRKDVKFQSGNPLTANSVLYSFERLKNSDSGSFLYGMSSIKTATAPDEHTVVVTLSQPNHMFLQILSLYNFSIVDDVLVKENGDGDYLKTHAAGSGPFKLEKWDPATEAVFNANDSYWQGAPNLSKVTMKFTKEASNRVLLLDKGDVDMAIEIPAKDVSKLETNADLKVQSNASNRILYFAMNNKVKPFNDPKVRQAIAYAIPYDQLIDDVMYGQAKQMKSSVASNTPGYTDAGYSYKHDLDKAKQLLTEAGYPNGFNFDLTLGSGFQDWADDAVLIQAELAKIGVKMNVVNVARAQFLEQQREGNLTAYISKWTSFVNDPGYHLGFLMYSGGSSNYMHYANAEVDKLWEQAGKEQDENKRKELYGKAQELINQDSPWAYLYEYNRVVGMSKDVTGYVYYPDEVIRFYSLNKE, encoded by the coding sequence ATGTTGAAAAAAAGTCTTTCTCTAATTTTCGTCTTGTCTACGTTGCTATGGACGGCAGGTTGTGCGAGCAATGCTAACAGCCCGTCCGCTTCATCTGGAGAGAAGGGCACAGATGCCCCATCCCCACCAAAGACGATTACACTTGCTTACTCGGAGGGAGGGTCAACCATGGACCCTGCTGAAGCAAGTGATCTTACATCGGACACCCTTGTGCTTGCGCTCTATGATCAGCTTGTGACCTACGGCAAAAAGTCTACGGATAGCGGCGAAGTGGCAGATACGGAAGCCATTAAGCCCATGCTGGCTGAAAAATGGGATGTGTCCGCAGATAACATGACTTATACGCTCCATCTGCGTAAAGACGTTAAATTCCAAAGCGGCAACCCGCTAACCGCCAATTCCGTGTTGTATTCCTTTGAGCGGCTTAAAAATTCCGATTCCGGTAGCTTTCTGTATGGTATGAGCTCCATTAAAACCGCTACAGCGCCAGATGAGCACACCGTTGTCGTTACATTGTCCCAACCCAATCATATGTTTCTGCAAATCCTGTCATTGTACAACTTCTCCATTGTGGATGATGTGCTTGTCAAAGAAAATGGCGATGGTGACTATTTGAAAACACATGCGGCAGGTTCAGGCCCGTTCAAACTTGAAAAATGGGACCCTGCGACAGAAGCTGTCTTTAATGCTAATGACAGCTACTGGCAAGGAGCGCCAAATCTGAGCAAAGTAACGATGAAGTTTACCAAGGAAGCTTCCAACCGTGTACTTTTGCTGGATAAAGGCGATGTGGACATGGCGATTGAGATTCCTGCAAAGGATGTTTCGAAGCTGGAAACCAACGCTGATCTGAAGGTTCAATCCAATGCAAGTAACCGGATTCTATATTTCGCCATGAATAACAAAGTCAAACCTTTTAATGATCCAAAAGTGCGTCAAGCGATTGCTTATGCCATCCCTTACGACCAATTAATCGATGATGTCATGTACGGTCAAGCGAAACAAATGAAGAGTTCTGTAGCGAGTAACACGCCTGGCTACACCGATGCGGGTTACAGCTATAAGCACGACCTGGACAAAGCAAAACAGCTGCTTACAGAAGCGGGTTATCCTAATGGGTTTAATTTTGACCTGACACTGGGTTCCGGCTTCCAGGACTGGGCAGATGATGCCGTATTGATTCAAGCTGAACTTGCCAAGATTGGCGTAAAGATGAATGTTGTCAATGTTGCTCGTGCACAGTTCCTTGAACAGCAACGAGAAGGCAACCTGACAGCATACATTTCCAAATGGACTTCCTTCGTCAACGACCCTGGTTATCATCTCGGGTTTCTGATGTACAGCGGCGGTTCATCGAATTATATGCATTACGCTAATGCAGAAGTGGATAAGCTTTGGGAGCAAGCAGGCAAAGAGCAAGATGAAAATAAACGTAAAGAGCTGTATGGCAAAGCACAAGAGCTTATAAATCAAGATTCGCCATGGGCGTACCTGTATGAATACAATCGGGTTGTTGGCATGAGCAAAGACGTCACTGGATATGTCTACTACCCAGATGAGGTTATCCGATTCTATTCATTGAATAAAGAGTAA
- a CDS encoding MFS transporter — MNRIKGSIFFSVFVAMLGLMLIAPIMPPLIRELGLRESHSGLIISLGSITMALMAPIWGNLSDAKGRKPVILLGFIGMCVSCLLFTLTLFAGLKGWLSGGMLLVLLIVTRGLIGGFIPAVLSSSQAYMGDVTEGEDRGSGMAIISAANGLGLVFGPAIAGAFTLIGLLWPLYFGIVIAAVAFVVALLAIPSAKPVIQQKPARINPFQPGLRMYLFAGLVTMISIVTIQVIGGFYFQDQLGLSSEETARVVSFGLMFSGAAMLIVQIVQMKWLKWQPKPMILLGSLFLIVGMLLFLMSASMVVYYFAFFMFGIGTGLLMPGFMAGASLSVSKKQQGGAAGLVATVQGISAIIAPILTTTLYRVDKYIPFALIAVLVAVMAVIMLGIRKRKGNSELVSQKAK, encoded by the coding sequence ATGAACAGAATCAAAGGGAGCATCTTTTTCAGTGTTTTTGTGGCTATGCTAGGGCTCATGCTCATTGCTCCAATTATGCCGCCCCTTATTCGTGAGCTGGGGTTAAGAGAAAGTCATTCTGGGTTAATTATATCGCTTGGCTCCATAACGATGGCCTTAATGGCTCCAATTTGGGGGAATCTGAGTGATGCAAAGGGACGCAAGCCTGTGATTTTGCTTGGATTCATAGGGATGTGTGTAAGCTGCTTGCTGTTTACGCTTACTCTTTTTGCAGGATTAAAGGGTTGGCTCAGCGGGGGAATGCTGTTAGTCCTGCTGATTGTTACACGCGGCTTGATCGGCGGGTTTATCCCGGCGGTATTATCATCCTCCCAAGCTTACATGGGAGACGTGACCGAGGGAGAAGATCGAGGTAGTGGGATGGCTATCATTAGCGCGGCCAATGGACTTGGATTAGTATTTGGGCCCGCTATTGCAGGCGCCTTTACTTTAATAGGCTTGCTGTGGCCTCTGTATTTTGGAATCGTGATTGCGGCTGTAGCATTTGTAGTGGCCTTGCTGGCAATTCCGTCTGCCAAGCCCGTTATTCAGCAAAAGCCAGCTCGGATTAACCCTTTTCAACCTGGTCTACGAATGTATTTGTTTGCAGGTTTGGTTACGATGATTAGTATTGTCACCATCCAGGTTATAGGTGGATTTTATTTTCAAGATCAATTAGGCCTTTCATCCGAAGAAACAGCAAGAGTGGTTTCCTTTGGGCTTATGTTTTCTGGGGCAGCGATGTTGATTGTACAGATCGTTCAAATGAAATGGCTTAAATGGCAACCCAAGCCGATGATTTTGCTCGGCTCTCTGTTCCTTATTGTCGGTATGCTGCTATTCCTCATGTCAGCCAGCATGGTCGTGTACTATTTTGCGTTCTTTATGTTTGGTATAGGTACAGGCTTGCTAATGCCTGGATTTATGGCCGGGGCTTCTCTTTCTGTCAGTAAAAAACAGCAAGGAGGAGCCGCTGGTCTGGTGGCCACTGTCCAAGGCATTTCTGCGATTATTGCTCCTATTTTGACAACGACGCTATATCGGGTGGATAAATATATTCCTTTTGCTCTTATAGCAGTTCTGGTAGCTGTTATGGCCGTCATTATGTTGGGGATAAGAAAGAGAAAAGGGAATAGTGAACTGGTATCTCAGAAGGCCAAATAA
- a CDS encoding Hsp20/alpha crystallin family protein, whose translation MFDLIPFRKRNEDFFGQMFKSFNGMVDDHWLAPFSSNSQTFRTDIREENDRYLVEAELPGIAKEDIDIDIAHNYLTIRAKRNEYHEEKDDTNKMIRRERRSGEFVRRFYVDHVDEEGIKAKLDQGVLKLEIPKRQGDDRSRRQIQID comes from the coding sequence ATGTTTGATCTGATCCCATTTCGTAAAAGAAATGAAGACTTCTTTGGACAAATGTTTAAATCCTTCAATGGTATGGTTGATGACCACTGGCTTGCTCCATTTAGCAGCAACTCTCAGACATTTCGGACGGATATTCGTGAAGAAAACGACAGATATCTGGTGGAAGCTGAGCTTCCAGGCATTGCAAAAGAAGATATCGACATCGATATTGCCCATAATTATTTGACGATCCGTGCTAAACGGAATGAATATCATGAAGAGAAGGATGATACGAATAAAATGATTCGACGGGAGCGCCGTTCTGGGGAATTTGTCCGACGCTTCTATGTGGATCATGTTGATGAAGAAGGCATTAAGGCAAAACTGGATCAAGGCGTATTGAAACTTGAAATTCCTAAACGTCAGGGTGACGATCGTTCCCGCAGACAGATCCAGATTGACTAA
- a CDS encoding ABC transporter permease, with protein MSTASDLVAKAAVPQPNAAAIPKRKTFWRLLFGNKLALIGFIFIVGWTLIAILSSWIVPHDPYVTDPANKLLPPSVEHWFGTDNYGRDILSRVIYGARISIWTGMIAVSISFIIGVPLGAIAGFYGGRMGSIIMRCMDILLAFPSLVLAMAIAAAMGPGLMSALIAVGIVGIPEFARLIHGQTISLREKEFVEASRAIGVTNGTILFRHILPNALAPLLVNATLGMGFAILTSASLSFLGLGVKPPIAEWGAMISEGRAYIISGEWWIVTFPGLGIATAILGFNLLGDGLRDVLDPRLRSSK; from the coding sequence ATGAGCACTGCAAGTGATTTGGTGGCAAAAGCGGCTGTACCTCAGCCCAATGCAGCCGCTATACCGAAACGTAAGACCTTTTGGCGATTACTGTTTGGCAATAAACTCGCTTTAATCGGATTCATTTTTATCGTTGGCTGGACGCTCATTGCCATCCTCTCATCATGGATCGTTCCACATGATCCTTATGTAACCGACCCGGCGAACAAGCTGCTGCCGCCAAGTGTAGAACATTGGTTTGGGACCGATAATTACGGACGCGACATTCTCAGCCGTGTTATTTACGGAGCTAGAATCAGCATATGGACCGGAATGATCGCCGTGTCGATCTCATTTATCATCGGCGTACCGCTTGGAGCCATCGCAGGTTTCTATGGCGGGCGAATGGGTAGCATTATTATGCGCTGTATGGATATTCTGTTGGCTTTCCCGTCGCTGGTACTTGCCATGGCCATTGCTGCAGCGATGGGACCGGGACTGATGAGTGCACTTATCGCTGTGGGTATTGTAGGCATACCCGAATTCGCCAGGCTGATTCACGGACAAACCATCTCTCTCCGGGAAAAGGAGTTTGTTGAGGCCAGCCGGGCGATTGGTGTAACGAACGGAACGATTCTGTTTCGCCACATCTTGCCTAATGCACTTGCCCCACTGCTTGTGAATGCAACGCTTGGAATGGGCTTCGCCATCCTGACCTCAGCCAGTCTCAGCTTCCTGGGACTCGGTGTGAAACCCCCAATTGCTGAATGGGGCGCAATGATTTCAGAAGGGCGAGCGTATATCATTTCCGGTGAGTGGTGGATTGTAACCTTCCCGGGTCTTGGAATTGCGACAGCTATTTTGGGCTTCAATTTGCTTGGAGACGGTTTGCGGGATGTTCTTGATCCTAGACTGCGCTCTAGCAAATAA
- a CDS encoding ABC transporter ATP-binding protein: protein MTQLLEVTNLRTEFKTAAGTIRAVDGVDLSVGKGETLGIVGESGCGKSITSLSIIQLLPKGLGKVAAGEVRFNGENMLDFSERKMRSIRGNEMAMIFQEPMTSLNPVFKIGKQIAESARYHHGVSKHKAKDMAVEMLTKVGIPRPEKVAASYPHELSGGMRQRVMIAMAMVCNPKLLIADEPTTALDVTIQAQILDLMRELQKSEGTSILMITHDLGVVAEMCDRVVIMYAGQVVEETDVKTLFKDPKHPYTQSLLASLPQLNSDQERLASIPGQVPNPLDMPKGCRFAPRCQFAKEICRAEAPELTEVEPGHKSRCLLQQEGYHEYTA from the coding sequence ATGACACAACTGCTTGAAGTAACCAACCTTCGGACGGAGTTCAAGACTGCGGCTGGCACCATCCGGGCTGTGGACGGCGTCGATCTATCGGTTGGCAAAGGCGAAACACTCGGAATCGTTGGCGAATCCGGGTGCGGCAAGAGCATTACCTCCCTTTCTATTATTCAGCTCCTCCCCAAGGGACTTGGGAAAGTAGCCGCTGGCGAAGTACGGTTTAACGGTGAAAACATGCTGGATTTTTCGGAGCGGAAAATGCGCTCGATTCGTGGCAACGAGATGGCTATGATTTTTCAGGAGCCCATGACTTCGCTAAATCCTGTGTTCAAAATCGGCAAGCAAATTGCGGAGTCTGCCCGCTACCACCACGGTGTAAGCAAACACAAAGCAAAAGACATGGCTGTGGAAATGCTGACGAAAGTGGGAATTCCACGTCCAGAAAAAGTAGCCGCTTCTTATCCGCATGAACTCTCGGGCGGTATGCGCCAACGGGTGATGATTGCGATGGCGATGGTGTGCAATCCGAAGCTGCTGATCGCCGATGAACCGACAACGGCACTCGATGTAACCATTCAAGCACAGATTCTTGACTTGATGCGTGAGCTACAGAAGTCCGAAGGAACTTCCATTCTGATGATTACTCATGACCTTGGTGTCGTTGCTGAAATGTGCGATCGGGTCGTGATTATGTATGCCGGACAAGTCGTAGAAGAAACGGATGTTAAAACGCTTTTTAAAGATCCCAAGCATCCGTATACACAAAGTTTGCTAGCCTCACTGCCGCAATTGAACAGTGATCAGGAGCGTCTGGCTTCCATTCCGGGCCAGGTTCCCAACCCGCTCGATATGCCAAAAGGCTGCCGCTTTGCACCACGTTGTCAGTTTGCCAAGGAAATTTGCCGTGCAGAGGCCCCGGAGCTTACAGAAGTGGAACCCGGACACAAAAGCCGCTGCTTGCTACAGCAGGAGGGATATCATGAGTACACTGCTTGA
- a CDS encoding phosphotransferase yields the protein MEAILRRHWPEWNGMLQKRTGGWNNTTYFVKSGGRSGVLRVYDTHRDRDKIEFEHAVLQELSKHSLSFRIPQPIPTVTGETLAQLERESGKYVCLFKYIEGISPLKQDSSFAYSLGEATGELSAVLATFNLDMTPVYRPYYALQQSYPLCNRETVQGFCLHPPEPLKDLHEELRLIGAAYEEITDSLHALEELPHQLVHGDLNASNLLVKDSDHSLVTALLDFEFCTLDVRVMEPAVILSGFLGQPEETTAVRDFCRGFSRQVHLSHNEIDALPILMLLRKVDVFFHFLSRFLEGTDQSHVLQEQVKQISADLLQLSTKSSWIQEELIQAVMYRNK from the coding sequence TTGGAAGCAATACTAAGACGGCACTGGCCGGAGTGGAACGGAATGCTGCAGAAACGAACCGGGGGTTGGAATAATACGACGTATTTTGTTAAGAGTGGTGGACGAAGCGGGGTGCTGCGCGTCTACGATACACACAGGGATCGGGATAAAATTGAATTTGAGCATGCGGTTTTGCAGGAGCTGAGTAAGCATTCTCTATCATTCAGAATACCACAGCCTATTCCGACGGTCACGGGAGAGACGCTTGCTCAACTGGAGAGGGAAAGCGGTAAATATGTGTGTTTGTTCAAATACATAGAAGGCATATCACCCCTGAAGCAGGATTCAAGCTTTGCCTATTCTTTGGGTGAGGCTACGGGCGAATTATCGGCTGTGCTTGCGACATTCAATCTTGATATGACCCCAGTCTATCGACCGTATTATGCTTTGCAGCAATCCTATCCATTGTGTAACCGGGAAACGGTTCAAGGCTTTTGTTTACATCCGCCTGAGCCTCTAAAGGATTTGCATGAAGAGCTGCGGTTAATAGGAGCAGCTTATGAAGAGATTACAGATTCGCTTCATGCATTAGAAGAGTTGCCGCATCAGCTTGTACATGGAGACTTGAACGCTTCCAATTTGTTAGTAAAGGATTCGGATCATAGTCTAGTAACTGCACTGCTTGATTTTGAATTTTGTACGCTAGACGTTCGGGTCATGGAGCCGGCGGTCATCTTATCTGGATTTTTGGGACAACCGGAGGAGACGACAGCAGTTCGGGATTTTTGCCGAGGCTTCAGCCGCCAGGTGCATCTAAGCCACAACGAGATTGATGCTTTGCCTATTTTGATGCTGCTTAGGAAGGTAGACGTATTTTTTCATTTTTTGAGTCGCTTTCTGGAAGGAACGGATCAGTCACACGTGTTGCAAGAGCAAGTCAAACAGATCTCTGCTGATTTGCTCCAACTGTCTACCAAAAGTAGCTGGATTCAGGAGGAGTTGATCCAAGCTGTAATGTATAGGAATAAATGA
- a CDS encoding ABC transporter permease produces MAVYTLRRLVQMIPALLGIVVITFMISRVLPGDPAVMLAGEQATPETIENIRSSMGLDQPKYIQFFHYVVGLFHGDLGQAYHTGQSVASDFATRFPATIELALASLVIAILVAIPIGILAATRKESIVDHISRVFSLIGACMPIFWIGLLFIYIFYAKWGIAPAPMGRISGDINPPTHVTGLYVLDSLMTGDFVALKSSLSHLVLPAVCLSTGTMAIVARMMRSSMLEVIGQDFVRTARAKGLREGIVIYKHALINAFIPTLTVLGLQVGYLIGGAVITETIFTWPGVGSYVTDSILAADYAPIQAFTLVSALIYSFINLGVDLVYGLIDPRIRYE; encoded by the coding sequence GTGGCCGTATACACACTACGTAGATTGGTACAAATGATTCCAGCACTGCTTGGTATTGTCGTCATTACATTCATGATCTCAAGAGTGCTTCCAGGTGATCCTGCTGTGATGCTTGCGGGGGAACAGGCTACACCCGAGACGATTGAAAATATTCGCAGCAGTATGGGACTGGATCAACCGAAGTACATTCAATTCTTTCATTATGTAGTGGGATTGTTCCATGGTGATCTGGGTCAGGCTTATCACACCGGACAGTCAGTGGCAAGCGACTTTGCTACCCGGTTTCCAGCAACCATCGAGTTGGCGCTGGCAAGCTTGGTTATTGCGATTCTGGTGGCAATCCCGATCGGTATTCTGGCGGCAACCCGTAAAGAATCGATTGTTGATCACATTTCGCGCGTGTTTTCCTTGATCGGTGCATGTATGCCCATTTTCTGGATTGGCCTGTTATTCATTTATATTTTCTATGCTAAATGGGGCATCGCTCCTGCGCCCATGGGTCGAATTAGCGGTGATATCAATCCGCCGACGCACGTTACGGGACTTTATGTACTCGATAGTCTGATGACCGGTGATTTTGTAGCTTTAAAAAGCAGTTTATCCCATTTGGTTCTACCAGCTGTCTGTCTCAGCACAGGCACTATGGCGATTGTGGCACGGATGATGCGCTCCAGTATGCTGGAAGTCATCGGTCAGGATTTTGTTCGCACAGCCAGAGCCAAAGGTCTGCGCGAAGGAATTGTCATCTATAAGCACGCACTCATTAACGCTTTTATTCCAACGCTTACCGTACTTGGTTTGCAGGTCGGTTACCTGATTGGTGGAGCGGTTATTACAGAAACCATTTTTACCTGGCCAGGAGTGGGCAGTTATGTGACGGACTCCATTTTGGCAGCTGATTACGCACCGATTCAAGCATTTACCCTCGTAAGTGCGCTGATTTACAGCTTTATCAATCTTGGAGTCGACTTGGTCTACGGATTGATTGACCCACGTATCCGGTACGAGTGA
- a CDS encoding DUF1177 domain-containing protein: MMKQVFEVYDLLDNPFASGAEVKAYLEQLGQAEITVTTVQGEKGSTDFIKIVIVGKTGRIQGGDSPTLGVVGRLGGLGARPEMIGFVSDGDGAAAAISAAAKLLSMQSKGDALDGDVIICTHICPDAPTQPHDPVPFMDSPVDILTMNKYEVTPEMEAILSIDTTKGNRVINHKGIAISPTVREGYVLRISEDLVDIVQTVTGEPCVTFAVTTQDITPYGNDLYHINSILQPAVATSAPVVGVAITAAAPVPGSATGASHESDIALAAKLAVETAKAYGRGQCSFHSEKEFQHITKLYGTMKHLQTMGKSE, from the coding sequence ATGATGAAACAAGTTTTTGAAGTTTATGACCTTTTGGATAATCCGTTCGCCAGCGGGGCAGAAGTCAAAGCTTATTTGGAACAACTGGGTCAAGCGGAGATTACGGTCACCACTGTGCAAGGTGAAAAGGGTTCTACGGATTTTATTAAAATTGTCATTGTCGGTAAAACGGGTCGCATTCAGGGGGGCGATTCTCCAACCTTGGGTGTAGTAGGGCGACTTGGTGGACTAGGAGCACGGCCGGAAATGATCGGATTTGTATCCGATGGTGACGGTGCGGCAGCGGCAATTTCGGCGGCGGCTAAACTTTTGAGCATGCAGTCCAAAGGAGATGCGCTTGACGGAGATGTGATCATCTGTACACATATTTGTCCAGATGCACCTACTCAGCCCCATGATCCGGTTCCATTTATGGATTCACCCGTAGATATTTTGACAATGAACAAATATGAAGTGACACCCGAAATGGAAGCGATCCTGTCCATTGATACGACCAAAGGGAATCGGGTCATTAACCATAAAGGTATTGCCATTTCCCCAACGGTACGTGAAGGCTACGTGCTACGCATTAGTGAAGACCTCGTCGATATTGTTCAGACTGTTACTGGCGAACCCTGTGTCACGTTTGCTGTAACAACGCAGGATATCACACCTTATGGTAACGATCTGTATCACATCAACAGCATTTTGCAGCCAGCGGTGGCCACTTCCGCTCCAGTGGTTGGTGTAGCCATCACGGCCGCTGCTCCTGTCCCAGGCAGTGCAACGGGGGCCAGCCACGAAAGCGATATTGCGCTGGCGGCCAAATTGGCTGTAGAAACAGCCAAAGCTTATGGACGTGGGCAATGCTCTTTTCATTCGGAAAAGGAGTTTCAACATATTACTAAATTGTACGGTACCATGAAGCATCTGCAAACGATGGGTAAGTCTGAATAA
- a CDS encoding M20 family metallopeptidase yields the protein MTDWKTLVLDEIDKRQDELLELCSRLIQFPSENPPGDSREISQFIMDYLKEAGIKTTVHESGPNMWNLISDYGIETADGKKLIFCGHTDVVPAGDRTRWDFDPFCGEIRDGYLLGRGASDMKAGLGGLIFTVALFSKLGVPLEGALSLLVVPDEETGGHLGVPWVLERKLIEGTAAVIAEPSGPQNPTIGQKGSCWFEFTVEGTPGHGSLQPIAGESAILKAAKGIEALQQLWDIKPDIPEEVKEIIEISKRYASERENPSYGQAFDHVTVNIGTIQGGTKVNVVADRCTVQVDSRVPFGVDHQDVLAKAKELLASVGIDAEPRQFGFYGNANWTPPTEPIVHELVESIAEVSGKEAYGVLQWATSDARAFRKYNIPVLQYGPAELSTIHNFNEKAPVWQIIQSAKVYALTALKYLKTTQKEA from the coding sequence ATGACAGATTGGAAAACGTTAGTTCTTGATGAAATAGATAAACGGCAGGACGAATTGCTTGAGCTATGCTCGCGGTTGATTCAATTTCCTTCGGAAAATCCTCCAGGTGATTCACGCGAAATTAGTCAGTTCATTATGGACTATCTTAAAGAAGCAGGTATAAAAACAACGGTGCATGAATCCGGGCCGAATATGTGGAATCTCATTTCTGATTATGGCATTGAAACGGCGGACGGAAAAAAACTGATTTTCTGTGGGCATACAGACGTTGTGCCGGCAGGGGATCGTACTCGTTGGGATTTTGATCCGTTCTGTGGTGAAATTCGTGATGGCTATCTCCTGGGCCGCGGCGCTTCGGACATGAAAGCCGGCCTGGGTGGATTAATATTTACCGTTGCGCTGTTCTCCAAATTGGGCGTACCGCTCGAAGGTGCGTTGTCGTTGCTTGTAGTTCCAGACGAGGAAACCGGGGGACATCTTGGAGTACCTTGGGTGCTGGAAAGAAAACTGATCGAAGGAACAGCTGCTGTGATTGCAGAGCCTTCAGGCCCGCAAAACCCGACCATCGGTCAAAAAGGAAGCTGCTGGTTTGAATTTACTGTTGAAGGCACACCGGGTCATGGCAGTTTGCAGCCAATTGCAGGTGAAAGTGCTATTTTGAAGGCTGCAAAAGGGATTGAAGCGCTGCAACAACTGTGGGACATCAAGCCGGACATCCCGGAAGAAGTCAAAGAGATCATTGAAATTTCCAAGCGTTATGCAAGCGAACGAGAGAACCCAAGCTATGGACAAGCGTTTGATCATGTAACGGTGAACATTGGTACGATCCAGGGGGGCACGAAAGTCAATGTGGTTGCGGACCGTTGCACAGTGCAAGTGGATTCCCGTGTTCCATTTGGCGTAGACCACCAGGATGTACTGGCCAAAGCCAAAGAATTGCTTGCAAGTGTTGGCATTGACGCGGAGCCCAGACAATTCGGATTTTATGGTAATGCCAACTGGACCCCGCCCACCGAGCCGATTGTACATGAGCTTGTGGAATCTATCGCTGAAGTCAGCGGTAAAGAGGCCTATGGCGTACTGCAATGGGCAACCAGCGATGCACGTGCATTCCGCAAATACAATATCCCGGTATTGCAATACGGGCCTGCCGAACTGTCGACCATTCACAATTTTAATGAAAAAGCTCCGGTATGGCAGATCATTCAATCTGCGAAAGTATACGCCTTGACGGCGCTTAAATATCTGAAAACAACACAAAAAGAAGCATAA
- a CDS encoding ABC transporter ATP-binding protein: MSTLLEIRNLKKHYPIKKGLFSKQVGAVKAVDGINLTVQQGETLAIVGESGCGKSTTGRAILRLIEPTDGEILFNGTDIRKLNTEQLRKFRTDMQMVFQDPFASLDPRWTVQQVLEEPLITHEKLSKTQLKERVEELLEVVGLSPYHAHRYPHEFSGGQRQRIGIARALALHPKFIVCDEPVSALDVSIQAQVLNLMKDLQKQYDLTYMFISHDLSVVKFISDRVGVMYLGKLVELAPTQAVFREPLHPYTKALMSAVPVADPEAERDRIVLKGDVPSPENPPSGCAFHNRCPAAMEICSKVQPIFAEAAPGRQVACHLYPASTPEQAIAGQA, from the coding sequence ATGAGTACACTGCTTGAAATACGTAATTTGAAAAAACACTATCCGATCAAAAAAGGACTTTTTTCCAAACAGGTGGGAGCAGTCAAAGCGGTGGATGGTATTAACCTGACTGTACAGCAGGGTGAAACCCTGGCAATCGTGGGAGAATCCGGCTGCGGCAAATCCACAACTGGACGGGCAATTCTCAGATTGATCGAACCGACGGATGGAGAGATTCTGTTTAATGGCACGGATATACGTAAGCTAAACACAGAGCAGCTGCGCAAATTCAGAACGGATATGCAGATGGTGTTTCAAGATCCGTTTGCTTCGCTTGATCCCAGATGGACAGTACAGCAGGTGCTGGAAGAACCGCTCATCACGCATGAAAAGCTAAGCAAAACGCAGCTCAAAGAGCGGGTGGAAGAGCTGCTCGAAGTGGTCGGATTGTCTCCTTATCACGCTCATCGTTATCCGCATGAGTTCTCGGGTGGTCAACGCCAGCGGATCGGGATCGCACGGGCACTGGCGCTTCATCCCAAATTTATCGTGTGTGACGAGCCAGTCTCGGCCCTCGATGTGTCGATTCAGGCGCAAGTGCTCAATCTGATGAAGGACCTGCAAAAACAATATGACCTGACGTATATGTTCATTTCCCATGATCTGTCGGTCGTCAAATTTATCAGCGACCGCGTGGGTGTGATGTACCTGGGCAAGCTGGTCGAACTCGCACCGACCCAAGCAGTGTTCAGAGAGCCGCTGCACCCGTATACAAAGGCGTTAATGTCTGCGGTACCTGTAGCTGATCCGGAAGCGGAACGTGATCGGATTGTACTTAAAGGGGATGTGCCCAGTCCAGAAAATCCGCCAAGTGGTTGTGCGTTTCATAACCGCTGCCCGGCAGCCATGGAGATATGCAGCAAAGTACAGCCCATCTTTGCCGAAGCTGCACCAGGGCGGCAGGTAGCCTGTCACTTGTACCCAGCTTCTACACCGGAACAAGCGATAGCAGGGCAAGCCTGA